A genome region from Arachis duranensis cultivar V14167 chromosome 6, aradu.V14167.gnm2.J7QH, whole genome shotgun sequence includes the following:
- the LOC110272650 gene encoding probable small nuclear ribonucleoprotein G codes for MSRSGQPPDLKNPYHLLAVKPNANRMIVGTLRGFDQFMNLVVDNTVEVNGNENSEIGMVVVRGNSVVTVEALEPVNFCFIVIFLSNCNV; via the exons ATGAGCAGATCAGGGCAGCCACCGGATTTGAAGAA TCCTTATCATCTGCTTGCAGTTAAACCTAATGCAAACAGGATGATTGTTGGTACCCTCAGGGGTTTTGACCAGTTCATGAACCTAGTTGTTGACAACACTGTTGAAGtcaatggcaatgaaaatagcGAAATAGGAATGGTG GTAGTTAGAGGAAACAGTGTGGTTACTGTTGAAGCACTTGAGCCTGTCAACTTCTGTTTTATTGTAATATTTCTCAGTAATTGCAATGTTTGA